Genomic window (Streptomyces showdoensis):
GACTGTTACAGCAACAGGACGTGCTGACCGGCGAGTTGTGGCCGGTTCCTGATGCACAATCGGTCTGCCGACGATGCGGTGCGCGATGCGACGCCGGTACGGAGCGGCCGATCACAGGGGGACTCGATGGACGTCACTGCCAGCAGAAACCGCAAGAACCCGAACCGTTGGAGGAGCTACGCCCTGGGTGCCGCGGCGGTCGCCGCGCTCCTGACGACCACGGCCTGCGGGCCCGGTTCGGACGAGGCCACCGGCGAAAGCAGGACATCGGACCGTCCGAGCGCGACGGGCTCCACGGCCCCGACGAGCGCGACGCCTCCGGCGAAGCCGAGCGCGACGGCCTCCAAGCCCCCCGCCACGGGCAGCGGCGACGGCGCCTCCCGTGGTGACGCCGGCGGCGGAGACGGCTCCGAGATCCCGCTCTGCACCATGCGGGACCTGTCCTTCTCCGCGACGAACTACGACGCCAAGGGCGAGCCGGTCCGGCACATCCTCCTCGTCGCCGTCAACACCGGCAGCAAGAAGTGCGACATCCAGGGCGCCCCCGAGGTCACCCTCGGCAACGCCAAGGGGCCGGCCCCGGTCAAGCGGGAGACCGACCCCGGCGAGGTGCTCACCCTCGCGCCGGGCCAGAAGGCGTATGCCGGGCTGCTCGCCACCGGCGGCAGGATGGACACCTACGACGTGCGGTCCCTGACCCTCGGCCTCGGCAGCCCCGGCGGCGAGAGCGAGCCCGAGAAGCCGGTCGCGGTGCGCATGCCCGTCGCCTCGTTCCCGGCCGACGACGGCCAGCGCGTCACGTACTGGGCGGGCACCGAGGGCCTCGCCATGCGGCCCGTCACCCAGTCCTGACGCATCCCGGCCCTCCCGGGCCCCTCGCCCGAGGCGAGGGGCCCGGGCGCCGGAACTCCCGCTGCGGCAGGGGCCGGAGGGGGGTCTGCCCCACCCCGCTCCAGGGGGCCCGTCGGAGTGCCCGGGCCCGACGCCGGATGATCAGCTGTCCGCACGGGACCTACCGAGCGGAGGGCGGACGGATGAGAGTCCGGATCGGGTACGTGGCATGGATCGTCGGCGCGGTGCAGTTCTTCGTCGTGCACGTGGTGGCGCAGTCGGCCTGGGCCAGGCCGTACAGCTGGGCGCACAACAACATCAGCGACCTCGGGAACGCGCACTGCGCCCTGCAAGCGGAGCCCGAGCCGCGGTTCGTCTGCTCCCCTGAACACGGCCTGATGAACGTCTCGTTCGTCACCCTGGGCGTCCTGCTGGTCGCCGGCGCCGCCCTGACCGGTGGCGCCGCCCTGTGGCGCGGCGGACGGACGGCCGCGACGGCCCGTCTGCTGCTCGCCGCGGCCGGGGCGGGATTCGTGCTCGTCGGACTCGCCCCCGCGGACGTCGACGAGAACCTGCACGTCCTGGGCGCCCTCCTCGTCATGGCGATGGGCAACATCGGCCTGTTCCTCGCCGGGTTCGCCCTCGCGGAACGCACACCGGCCGCGCTGCGGCGGGGCACGAGCCTGCTGGGGGCCCTGGCGATCACGGCCTTCGGGCTCTTCCTCTCCCGCCACTACCTCGGTCTCGGCATGGGAGGCATGGAGCGGGTCGCCGCGTTCCCGCTCCTGCTCTGGGCGGCGGCCGTCGGTGTCCTCGGGTTCAGCCGAGGAGACCGAGCCGCGGTCCGCCTCCGTCGTGCAGCCGCCTGAAGAAGGCCAGCACGCCCGCGGAACCGCCGGCCCAGGTGGCGCTCGACCGGGCGAGACCGGTGTCCGGGAACACGGGCCGTGACCAGCTGCCGCCGCTCCGGCTCAGGATGAGCACGGCGACGGTCTCGGCCGCCTCCCGGAACTCCTCGGACCCGGAGGCCTCGGCGAGGTCCACCATCAGTTCGCCCACCCCGGCCAGTCCGCAGCACTGCGTGACCAGCGGCATCCGCGGTGCCAGCGCGGCGCAGGCGTGGGCGGCCCGCTCGGCGAGTTCCAGGTACGCGGGTTCGCCGAGGACCTGGGAGGCCCGGACGAGGACGGTTCCGATGCCCGCGAGACCCCGGCA
Coding sequences:
- a CDS encoding DUF4232 domain-containing protein, which encodes MDVTASRNRKNPNRWRSYALGAAAVAALLTTTACGPGSDEATGESRTSDRPSATGSTAPTSATPPAKPSATASKPPATGSGDGASRGDAGGGDGSEIPLCTMRDLSFSATNYDAKGEPVRHILLVAVNTGSKKCDIQGAPEVTLGNAKGPAPVKRETDPGEVLTLAPGQKAYAGLLATGGRMDTYDVRSLTLGLGSPGGESEPEKPVAVRMPVASFPADDGQRVTYWAGTEGLAMRPVTQS
- a CDS encoding DUF998 domain-containing protein, with product MRVRIGYVAWIVGAVQFFVVHVVAQSAWARPYSWAHNNISDLGNAHCALQAEPEPRFVCSPEHGLMNVSFVTLGVLLVAGAALTGGAALWRGGRTAATARLLLAAAGAGFVLVGLAPADVDENLHVLGALLVMAMGNIGLFLAGFALAERTPAALRRGTSLLGALAITAFGLFLSRHYLGLGMGGMERVAAFPLLLWAAAVGVLGFSRGDRAAVRLRRAAA